One stretch of Tepiditoga spiralis DNA includes these proteins:
- a CDS encoding O-antigen ligase family protein, which yields MSLKKDIKLPYDIGLILSFLIVLPFFIIPKWVYEFSTQKHMFFALFFTALFISYLFTKRNKVINIEYTPVHIFFSFFGISTLLSLISVAIENPIYLRVSVETSLYTILIISVSFLITKKFGEKFKYIEYALFALLITGTIIAIDGLLNKLFGFDIFFGKIGDPNARIALRTTIGNPNFVSDYLAQLLPIAVYFTLKKDSNLFIRFYGLFNIFIMYWVILFAQTRSVYMGLFAGMIVALVSVLISYKNQESKEYLKSKKFIYYFITIIIIFIFLFGMFNIKSPFNKSGEVNASSRFVAMANGSSWDERTLSWMAAIKQFQDKNHPQHIIIGGGIDTYPVYALYYMKDVQKENPERFLYAWNNFKRAHNDYLQVLGETGLIGFFSILGIIISLLFIFFKSIKQEKNFNKMLLFSLFAWIATITIVHSATEFPMHMHPNIMVTLFVLSVAVSKQFNTIKIKKINTLYVLIPIILIGIVVSYLKVLSTASEVYFKYGNNEYSKLDQYYEISNTKIPQVLNNINAQINTYKNQLKNYSPFSEQFKKINEAISSLESRKNTLKREQINYFNNAKNSYLKSKEYFLKSLDMNPAFGKSAFYLAQFFTKYPFRYEEVNYNSLPDIFELKRPEYRYIINEFKGSIDLMPFTSNKLRDTVKDIYNLAYNEETKNIILSIQTTLDEIDELEYAYTSFNEKNAYRLISKYHLVIIEKLNILKSKVKDSKKIDILLDNELKEFFHWYDEAIKLLPGAWNRFPEWENIYSEYIKLNMILLNSRIYNQSILYNKILEITKQDGMANYYMALKFRGIPDVSLELLDSLYLASSTEYKDKLINAIINNYKDVYNYYLDQKNKNSNLYINYKQRIDKFIVTYSHYLNKR from the coding sequence TTGAGTTTAAAAAAAGATATTAAACTTCCTTATGATATAGGGTTAATATTAAGCTTTTTAATTGTTTTGCCATTTTTTATAATACCTAAGTGGGTTTATGAATTTTCAACTCAAAAACATATGTTTTTTGCTTTGTTTTTTACAGCATTATTTATTTCGTATTTATTTACAAAAAGAAATAAAGTAATAAATATTGAATATACACCAGTTCATATTTTTTTCAGTTTTTTTGGTATATCTACCCTTTTATCTTTAATATCTGTTGCTATTGAAAATCCTATATATTTAAGGGTTTCAGTAGAAACATCTCTATATACTATATTAATAATTTCAGTTTCTTTTCTTATAACTAAAAAATTTGGAGAAAAATTTAAGTATATTGAATATGCCCTCTTTGCTTTGTTGATAACTGGTACAATTATTGCAATAGATGGATTATTAAATAAATTATTTGGATTTGATATATTTTTTGGTAAAATAGGAGATCCAAATGCAAGAATTGCTTTAAGAACAACTATTGGAAATCCTAACTTTGTTTCTGATTATCTTGCTCAACTTTTACCGATAGCAGTTTATTTTACATTAAAAAAAGATTCTAATTTATTTATAAGATTTTATGGATTATTTAATATCTTTATAATGTATTGGGTTATACTATTTGCTCAAACAAGATCTGTATATATGGGATTATTTGCTGGTATGATTGTTGCTCTTGTGTCTGTTTTAATTTCGTATAAAAATCAAGAATCTAAAGAGTATTTAAAATCAAAAAAATTTATTTATTATTTTATAACAATAATAATTATTTTTATATTTCTTTTTGGAATGTTTAACATAAAATCACCTTTTAATAAAAGTGGAGAAGTTAATGCTTCAAGTAGATTTGTTGCAATGGCAAATGGTTCTTCTTGGGATGAAAGAACTTTGTCTTGGATGGCTGCAATAAAACAATTTCAAGATAAAAATCATCCTCAACATATTATAATAGGTGGAGGTATTGATACATATCCTGTATATGCCCTTTATTACATGAAAGATGTACAAAAAGAAAATCCAGAAAGATTTTTATATGCTTGGAATAATTTTAAAAGGGCACACAATGATTATTTACAAGTTTTAGGTGAAACTGGATTAATAGGTTTTTTTAGTATTTTAGGTATAATAATTTCACTTTTATTTATATTTTTCAAGTCAATAAAACAAGAAAAAAACTTTAATAAAATGCTCTTATTTTCATTATTTGCATGGATAGCTACTATAACAATAGTACATTCTGCAACTGAATTTCCAATGCATATGCATCCAAATATTATGGTAACACTTTTCGTATTATCAGTAGCTGTTTCAAAACAATTTAATACTATAAAAATCAAAAAAATTAATACACTGTATGTTTTGATACCTATTATTTTAATTGGTATAGTAGTTTCTTACTTAAAAGTTTTATCAACAGCATCTGAAGTATACTTTAAGTATGGAAATAATGAATACAGTAAATTAGATCAATATTATGAAATATCAAATACTAAAATTCCACAAGTTTTAAATAATATAAATGCTCAAATAAATACTTATAAAAATCAATTAAAAAATTATTCACCATTTTCTGAACAGTTTAAAAAAATAAATGAAGCCATAAGTTCTTTAGAAAGTAGAAAAAATACTTTAAAAAGAGAACAAATAAATTATTTTAATAATGCAAAGAACTCTTATTTGAAGTCTAAAGAATACTTTTTAAAATCGCTTGATATGAATCCTGCTTTTGGGAAATCTGCTTTTTATTTAGCTCAATTTTTTACAAAGTATCCATTTAGATATGAAGAAGTGAACTATAATTCATTACCAGATATTTTTGAATTAAAAAGACCAGAATATAGATATATTATAAATGAATTTAAAGGTTCAATTGATTTAATGCCGTTCACTTCAAATAAATTACGCGATACAGTAAAAGATATTTATAATTTAGCTTATAATGAAGAAACTAAAAATATAATACTTTCTATTCAAACAACTTTAGATGAAATAGATGAACTTGAGTATGCTTATACTTCTTTTAATGAAAAAAATGCTTACAGACTAATTTCTAAGTATCATTTAGTTATAATAGAAAAATTGAATATTTTAAAGTCTAAAGTTAAAGATTCTAAAAAAATAGATATTTTATTGGATAATGAATTAAAAGAATTTTTTCATTGGTATGATGAAGCTATAAAATTATTACCTGGTGCATGGAATAGATTTCCAGAATGGGAGAATATATATTCTGAATATATAAAACTAAATATGATACTTTTAAATTCTAGAATTTATAACCAAAGTATTTTATACAATAAAATACTTGAAATAACAAAACAAGATGGCATGGCCAATTATTATATGGCTCTTAAATTTAGAGGAATTCCAGACGTTTCATTAGAATTATTAGATAGTCTTTATTTAGCTTCAAGTACTGAGTATAAAGATAAACTTATTAATGCAATAATAAATAATTATAAAGATGTTTATAATTATTATTTAGATCAAAAAAATAAAAATTCTAACTTATACATTAATTATAAACAAAGAATAGATAAGTTTATAGTAACATATTCTCATTATTTAAATAAGAGATGA
- a CDS encoding DegV family protein — MPKRAILIDSGCAVTDEILKKYNAELIGMNVVLDEKTFIDGITITKDEYYSKIFDVNEFHTSQPSIGSIVKIYQDLKDKGFDEIVDIHFSSKMSGLINTCEMARNMVEDIKIHIIDTESISIGAYLIAEKIMELLQTKSFEEVEKLLPEIKKSSYMQFSVPTLKYLIKNGRIGKAQGLAGTILNIKPILGVEDGFIAPIAKIRGMNKVYLTMKNNAIKFIKDRPNNVKIYIIHSLEKNKEQMLKAYNLFMEDFSKLGIKDYRVIEGRISPTVASHSGPEVFGLAVYGEKEPIK; from the coding sequence ATGCCCAAAAGAGCAATTTTAATAGATAGTGGATGTGCCGTAACTGATGAAATTTTAAAAAAATATAATGCTGAATTAATTGGTATGAATGTTGTACTTGATGAAAAGACTTTTATTGATGGAATTACTATAACAAAAGATGAATATTATTCTAAAATATTTGATGTTAATGAATTTCATACATCTCAACCATCAATAGGATCAATTGTTAAAATATATCAAGATTTAAAAGATAAAGGATTTGATGAAATAGTTGATATACATTTTTCTTCTAAAATGTCTGGATTAATTAATACTTGTGAAATGGCTAGAAATATGGTTGAAGATATAAAAATTCATATTATAGATACAGAAAGTATATCTATAGGCGCTTATTTAATTGCAGAAAAAATTATGGAATTACTTCAAACAAAATCTTTTGAGGAAGTAGAAAAATTATTACCTGAAATAAAAAAATCATCATATATGCAATTTTCTGTACCAACTTTAAAATATTTAATAAAGAATGGGCGTATAGGTAAGGCTCAAGGACTTGCTGGAACAATTTTAAATATAAAACCTATACTTGGAGTTGAAGATGGATTTATAGCTCCTATAGCTAAGATTAGAGGAATGAATAAAGTTTATTTAACTATGAAAAATAATGCCATAAAATTTATTAAAGATAGACCAAATAATGTAAAGATATATATAATACATAGTTTGGAAAAAAATAAAGAACAAATGCTAAAGGCGTATAATTTATTTATGGAAGATTTTTCAAAACTTGGAATCAAAGATTACAGAGTTATAGAAGGAAGAATCTCTCCAACAGTAGCTTCTCATAGTGGACCTGAAGTATTTGGACTTGCGGTATATGGAGAAAAAGAGCCAATAAAATGA
- the recG gene encoding ATP-dependent DNA helicase RecG — MMHIEEILNEYEYILDLKEKNIKKWEEIFPAFYSISKINTKTLKDNNMLEDIKKLLGYVKPLAVLPEERKIKRFKELKTALNKLKNKYLIDSFEKPEKKINLFTDIKFLKHVGEKRANSLRNIGLSNLYTTFFYLPRDYEDRRKIKKIINTKDGEFSLISGKIVNFEELRINKGLTIINYSVEDSTGVIILSFFNQKFVKDKLKRGLEFAFYGKVEYSYGRRQMKSPEFFEISSLKKEILPIYPLTNGISQQVIRKIFKQTIPQVYYYEEYIPKPLIEKYSILNINERIKGIHFPKSFYHKKLAYESMKYEEIILFESALLLSKKSSKQKKFGISKKISGELLKKYLKILPFKPTEAQIRSHNEIRKDLISKSPMNRMLQGDVGSGKTVVSEFAIIDNFEAGYQSAMMVPTSVLAKQQFLKIQKNLKNIGINVALLLGETKNKEKKEIKEKLANGKIDLIIGTHALIQDDVVFSKLGLIIIDEQHRFGVNQRLKLINKGISPDILVMTATPIPRTLALTIYGDLDISIIDQMPKGRKKVKTVLSTDSNLKNIYRFIHQEIDQGNQAFFIYPLVEESEVLDLKAAKDMYEKLKLEFNNVALLHGKMKSEEKNNIMEKFSSKEISILVSTTVVEVGVDIPDATVIVIEHADRFGLSQLHQLRGRVGRSKKQSYCFLITGNNIPETTKNKLFEFSNTFDGFKVSEIDLSWRGPGKFFGTQQHGIHEFKFTDIVEDMLLLDKIRKELESNQESYFDEKLKKEILKRYGKKLNLINAI, encoded by the coding sequence ATGATGCACATAGAGGAAATTTTAAATGAATATGAATATATTTTAGATTTAAAAGAAAAGAATATTAAAAAGTGGGAAGAAATTTTTCCTGCTTTTTATTCTATTTCTAAAATTAATACTAAAACATTAAAAGACAATAATATGCTTGAAGATATAAAAAAATTATTAGGTTATGTAAAACCATTAGCTGTATTACCAGAAGAAAGAAAGATTAAAAGATTTAAAGAATTAAAAACTGCATTAAACAAGTTAAAGAATAAATATTTAATAGATTCTTTTGAAAAACCAGAAAAAAAAATAAATTTGTTTACTGACATAAAATTTTTAAAACATGTTGGAGAAAAAAGAGCAAATTCTTTGAGAAATATTGGATTATCTAATTTATATACTACTTTTTTTTATTTGCCAAGAGATTATGAGGATAGGAGAAAAATAAAAAAGATAATAAATACAAAAGATGGAGAATTTTCTTTAATTTCTGGTAAAATAGTAAATTTTGAAGAATTAAGAATAAATAAAGGATTAACAATAATAAACTATTCTGTAGAAGATAGCACAGGTGTAATTATATTGAGTTTTTTTAATCAAAAATTTGTTAAAGATAAATTAAAAAGAGGATTAGAGTTTGCTTTTTATGGTAAGGTTGAATATTCTTATGGAAGACGTCAAATGAAATCACCTGAATTTTTTGAAATATCAAGTTTAAAAAAAGAAATTTTACCAATTTACCCCCTTACTAATGGTATTTCTCAACAAGTAATTAGAAAAATATTCAAACAAACTATTCCACAAGTTTATTATTATGAAGAATATATACCAAAACCTTTAATAGAAAAATATTCAATTTTAAATATAAACGAACGCATAAAAGGCATACATTTTCCAAAGAGTTTTTATCATAAAAAATTAGCTTATGAATCAATGAAATATGAAGAAATAATATTATTTGAGAGTGCTTTGCTTTTATCAAAAAAAAGTTCTAAACAAAAAAAGTTTGGAATATCAAAAAAAATAAGTGGAGAATTATTAAAAAAATACTTAAAAATTCTTCCTTTTAAACCTACAGAAGCTCAAATAAGGTCCCATAATGAAATAAGAAAAGATCTTATTTCAAAATCTCCTATGAATAGAATGCTTCAAGGAGACGTTGGGTCTGGTAAAACCGTTGTTTCAGAATTTGCAATAATAGATAATTTTGAAGCTGGATATCAATCTGCAATGATGGTTCCAACGTCAGTTTTAGCTAAACAACAATTTTTAAAAATACAAAAAAATTTAAAAAATATAGGAATAAATGTTGCTCTTTTATTGGGAGAAACTAAAAATAAGGAAAAGAAAGAAATAAAAGAAAAATTAGCTAATGGAAAAATTGATTTAATAATTGGAACGCACGCATTAATACAAGACGATGTCGTTTTTTCTAAATTAGGACTTATAATAATAGATGAACAACACAGATTTGGTGTGAATCAGCGTTTAAAATTAATAAATAAAGGAATATCACCAGATATTCTTGTAATGACAGCTACACCCATACCACGAACATTAGCTTTAACCATATATGGAGATTTAGATATAAGTATAATTGATCAAATGCCTAAAGGAAGGAAAAAAGTAAAGACAGTATTATCAACAGATTCTAATTTAAAAAATATATATAGATTTATACATCAAGAAATAGATCAAGGAAATCAGGCTTTTTTCATTTATCCATTGGTAGAAGAATCTGAAGTATTAGATTTAAAAGCAGCAAAAGATATGTATGAAAAATTAAAATTAGAATTTAATAATGTAGCACTTTTACATGGGAAAATGAAATCAGAAGAAAAAAATAATATTATGGAAAAATTTTCTTCTAAAGAAATTTCTATTTTAGTATCAACAACTGTTGTAGAAGTTGGTGTTGATATACCAGATGCTACGGTAATAGTTATTGAACATGCAGACAGATTCGGATTATCTCAACTTCATCAACTTCGTGGACGTGTTGGAAGAAGCAAAAAACAATCTTATTGTTTTTTAATAACAGGAAATAATATTCCAGAAACAACAAAAAATAAATTATTTGAATTTTCAAATACATTTGATGGATTTAAAGTTTCTGAAATAGATTTGTCTTGGAGAGGACCAGGAAAATTTTTTGGAACACAACAACATGGTATCCATGAATTTAAATTTACTGATATAGTTGAAGATATGTTATTACTTGATAAAATACGAAAAGAATTAGAATCGAATCAAGAAAGTTATTTTGATGAAAAATTAAAAAAAGAAATTTTAAAAAGATATGGAAAGAAATTAAACTTAATAAATGCAATATGA
- the rsmD gene encoding 16S rRNA (guanine(966)-N(2))-methyltransferase RsmD, producing the protein MALKIETGTMRGQTYETVNDKRTRYTPGKLKQILMNIFDFQEVNLLEVFGGSGGFSFEAISNGASSSTIIEVNSKTVSSIIKNLNKLKISNKVQVIKNDFRKAIPKLKNSEKKFNIVFADPPFNLGFCNDFLEILDKNHEIIISGGYIILERSKRENYNLNLKNFVLDESRNYGEITLDIFKKIK; encoded by the coding sequence TTGGCTCTTAAAATCGAAACAGGAACAATGAGAGGACAAACATATGAAACAGTTAATGATAAAAGAACACGATACACACCAGGAAAATTAAAACAAATTTTAATGAATATTTTTGATTTTCAAGAAGTTAACTTATTAGAAGTTTTTGGGGGAAGTGGCGGATTTTCTTTTGAAGCTATTAGTAATGGAGCTTCTTCTTCAACTATAATAGAAGTTAATTCAAAAACCGTTTCATCAATAATTAAAAACTTAAATAAACTAAAAATTTCAAATAAAGTTCAAGTTATAAAAAATGATTTTAGAAAGGCAATTCCAAAATTAAAAAATAGTGAAAAAAAATTTAATATAGTTTTTGCTGATCCACCATTTAATTTGGGTTTTTGTAATGATTTTTTAGAAATATTAGATAAAAATCATGAAATAATAATTTCTGGTGGATATATTATATTAGAAAGATCAAAAAGAGAAAATTATAATTTAAATTTGAAAAACTTTGTTTTAGATGAAAGCAGAAATTATGGTGAAATTACTCTTGATATATTTAAAAAAATAAAATAA
- a CDS encoding ArsR/SmtB family transcription factor, with translation MINKIRESLPNEEILFDLSDLFKIFGDSTRIKIISLLFKGEFCVQVISKILEISRSAISHQLRILRQSKLVKYRKEGKIVFYSLNDEHIKNIFNIGLEHIQE, from the coding sequence ATGATTAATAAAATAAGAGAAAGTTTGCCAAATGAAGAAATATTATTTGATTTATCTGATCTTTTTAAAATATTTGGAGATAGTACAAGAATTAAAATTATTAGTTTACTTTTTAAAGGTGAATTTTGTGTGCAAGTTATATCTAAAATTTTAGAAATTTCTCGTTCAGCAATATCTCATCAGTTGAGAATTTTGAGACAATCTAAGCTTGTTAAATATAGAAAGGAAGGAAAAATTGTATTTTATTCTCTCAATGATGAGCATATAAAAAACATATTTAATATAGGATTAGAACACATTCAAGAGTAA
- a CDS encoding heavy metal translocating P-type ATPase: MEKQKIKLEGLDCANCASKIEKQIKELADVKSVNLNFITKIITIESKNDKFEDVESIVKKLEPHVNLYKEEEKEEKKNEIRNETIRFSIALIFFISGWFFTTQNISIYLFLISYVISGYKVIWKSIKNILNKNFFDENFLMSIATIGAISIKEFPEATGVMIFYEIGELFQSIAINKSRKSITSLMDIRPDFANKFDGEKTKIINPEELKIGDIILVKPGEKVPVDGIIFEGKTKVNTLALTGESIPKSLKENDEILSGYINESNTIKVKVSKLFSDSTVSKILEMVENASSKKAQTEKFITKFAKYYTPIVVFSAIVIAFITPIFLGNFNDWFYRGLLFLVISCPCALVVSIPLGYFAGIGALSKNGVLVKGGNYIEALKNLTKVVFDKTGTLTHGVFEVSKVVAFNVKEKNIIKFAAYAEEYSNHPIAKSIKTYYKNKININLISSHEEIPGHGVKANIDGFEIFVGNEKLMKKFNIKYDKISEFGTVIHVAINNKYSGYIVIADKIKNESKETIAKLKKLSIKTIMLTGDNEKVAKYVANELGIDYYYSELLPNDKVIKLENELNFTNTVAFVGDGINDAPVLTRADVGISMGGLGSDAAIEASDVVIMDDKIDKIITSIKISKRTSKIIWQNIIFVLLIKIVFLVLGALGIATMWEAIFADVGVALLAILNAMRINKKEVIYKI; this comes from the coding sequence ATGGAAAAACAAAAAATAAAATTAGAAGGATTAGATTGTGCCAATTGTGCTTCAAAGATAGAAAAACAAATAAAAGAATTAGCTGATGTGAAATCAGTAAACTTAAATTTTATAACTAAAATAATTACGATTGAATCAAAAAATGATAAATTTGAAGACGTAGAAAGTATAGTAAAAAAATTAGAACCTCATGTAAATTTATATAAAGAAGAAGAAAAAGAAGAAAAAAAAAATGAAATTAGAAATGAAACTATAAGATTTTCCATAGCTTTAATCTTTTTTATAAGTGGCTGGTTTTTTACAACTCAAAATATTTCAATATATTTATTTTTAATATCTTATGTTATATCTGGATATAAAGTAATATGGAAATCAATAAAAAATATTTTAAATAAGAATTTTTTTGATGAAAATTTTTTAATGAGTATAGCTACAATAGGAGCTATTTCAATTAAAGAATTTCCAGAAGCTACTGGAGTTATGATATTTTATGAAATTGGTGAATTATTTCAGTCAATAGCTATAAATAAATCAAGAAAGTCTATTACATCATTGATGGATATAAGACCGGATTTTGCAAATAAATTTGATGGAGAAAAAACAAAAATAATTAATCCAGAAGAATTAAAAATAGGAGATATTATTTTAGTAAAACCAGGAGAAAAAGTTCCTGTAGATGGTATTATTTTTGAAGGTAAAACAAAAGTTAATACGTTAGCTTTAACAGGTGAATCCATTCCAAAATCATTAAAAGAAAATGATGAAATTTTAAGTGGCTACATAAATGAAAGCAATACAATAAAAGTAAAAGTAAGTAAACTTTTTTCTGATTCTACAGTATCAAAAATATTGGAAATGGTAGAAAATGCGTCTTCTAAAAAAGCACAAACAGAAAAATTTATTACTAAATTTGCAAAATATTATACTCCCATAGTAGTATTTTCAGCAATAGTAATAGCATTTATAACACCTATCTTTTTAGGTAATTTTAATGACTGGTTCTATAGAGGATTATTATTTTTAGTTATATCCTGTCCATGTGCCTTAGTAGTATCTATTCCTTTGGGATATTTTGCAGGTATTGGAGCTTTATCTAAAAATGGAGTATTGGTAAAAGGTGGTAATTATATAGAAGCATTAAAAAATTTAACTAAAGTAGTATTTGATAAAACAGGTACTTTAACTCATGGTGTTTTTGAAGTTAGCAAAGTCGTGGCATTTAATGTAAAAGAAAAAAATATAATAAAATTTGCAGCTTATGCAGAAGAATATTCAAATCATCCTATAGCAAAATCAATTAAAACTTATTATAAAAATAAAATAAATATAAATTTAATTAGTTCACATGAAGAAATTCCAGGACATGGAGTAAAAGCTAATATAGATGGTTTTGAAATATTTGTGGGTAATGAAAAATTAATGAAAAAATTTAATATTAAATATGATAAAATAAGTGAATTTGGAACAGTTATTCACGTTGCTATTAATAATAAATATTCAGGTTATATAGTAATTGCAGATAAAATAAAGAATGAATCAAAAGAAACTATTGCAAAATTAAAAAAATTAAGTATAAAAACAATTATGCTCACTGGAGATAATGAAAAAGTGGCAAAATATGTTGCTAATGAATTAGGAATAGATTATTATTATTCGGAATTACTACCTAATGATAAAGTAATAAAATTAGAAAATGAATTAAACTTTACAAATACTGTTGCATTTGTAGGTGATGGTATTAATGATGCACCTGTTTTAACCAGAGCAGATGTTGGAATTTCAATGGGTGGATTAGGTTCAGATGCAGCTATTGAAGCAAGTGATGTAGTAATAATGGATGATAAAATAGATAAAATAATAACTTCTATTAAAATTTCAAAAAGAACATCAAAAATAATTTGGCAAAATATAATTTTTGTATTGTTAATAAAAATAGTTTTTTTAGTGTTAGGTGCCTTAGGCATAGCAACTATGTGGGAAGCTATATTTGCTGATGTTGGTGTAGCTTTACTTGCAATTTTAAATGCAATGAGAATTAATAAAAAAGAAGTAATTTATAAAATTTAG
- a CDS encoding N-acetylmuramoyl-L-alanine amidase family protein → MFNKRTISIFLFLIFSFALSFSNDVYLQWRKIDSQYYFEKNNTTYIQLNYVAEKFGKVVKTDEDLVIIKHDKWKVFLFPKNKMCIINSMESFKFSDEDINIVDKKVYLTPQVISKVMNLDLISNAKGYYLNVPVAKIESINTIFGKSNARTIIELSEDANVEVYPLVNAYGYLIKIKGAEVPDSIYYHEYNNKVKYIKAYHFSETEVWVKIVLNYKSELKKTFESKRVILDFYFPELTRPVLVIDPGHGGHDSGAVGFNKLYEKTVALEVAKKVKDLLANEDIDVYLTRTKDEFIELYDRAMFANNKDADLFISIHLNSYPDDRTVNGSEIYYFDFSKSSYARRIAWKENLDSKKDKPIIETWVKDKESSIEESKKFANILENEIKRNNITDRGIHSAEFAVLAYTRCPAVLYELDFLSNKTVEQKFKYGTDYVKKFAGIIKESVLKYFKEKK, encoded by the coding sequence ATGTTTAATAAAAGAACTATTTCTATTTTTCTCTTTTTGATTTTTTCGTTTGCACTATCTTTTTCAAATGATGTTTACTTACAATGGAGAAAAATAGATTCTCAGTATTATTTTGAAAAAAATAATACTACATATATACAACTCAATTATGTTGCTGAAAAATTTGGTAAAGTAGTAAAAACAGATGAAGATTTAGTTATAATTAAACATGATAAATGGAAAGTCTTTTTATTTCCTAAAAATAAAATGTGTATTATAAACAGTATGGAATCATTCAAATTTTCTGATGAAGATATAAATATTGTTGATAAGAAAGTTTATTTAACTCCACAAGTTATTTCTAAGGTAATGAATTTAGATTTAATATCTAATGCTAAAGGATATTATTTAAATGTACCAGTTGCTAAAATAGAAAGTATAAATACTATTTTTGGAAAATCAAATGCACGAACTATAATAGAGTTAAGTGAAGATGCCAATGTAGAAGTATATCCACTAGTTAATGCTTATGGTTATTTAATAAAAATAAAAGGTGCAGAAGTTCCTGATTCTATTTACTATCATGAATATAACAATAAAGTAAAGTATATAAAAGCTTATCATTTTTCTGAAACAGAAGTATGGGTAAAGATAGTTTTAAATTATAAATCAGAATTAAAAAAGACTTTTGAAAGTAAAAGAGTTATATTAGATTTTTATTTTCCAGAATTAACAAGACCTGTTTTAGTCATAGATCCAGGTCATGGTGGTCATGATTCTGGTGCAGTTGGATTTAATAAACTTTATGAAAAAACAGTTGCATTAGAAGTTGCAAAAAAAGTAAAGGATTTATTAGCAAATGAAGATATAGATGTATATTTAACAAGAACAAAAGATGAATTTATAGAACTTTATGATAGAGCTATGTTTGCAAATAATAAAGATGCAGACTTATTTATCAGTATTCATTTAAACTCCTATCCAGATGATAGAACTGTAAATGGAAGTGAAATCTATTACTTTGATTTTTCAAAATCAAGCTATGCAAGGAGAATTGCTTGGAAAGAGAATTTAGATAGTAAAAAAGATAAACCAATAATCGAAACTTGGGTTAAAGATAAAGAAAGCTCTATTGAAGAAAGTAAAAAATTCGCTAATATTTTAGAAAATGAAATAAAAAGAAATAATATTACAGATAGAGGTATTCATTCTGCAGAATTTGCTGTTTTAGCTTATACAAGATGTCCAGCTGTTTTATATGAATTAGACTTTTTAAGTAATAAAACAGTAGAACAAAAATTTAAATATGGAACAGACTATGTAAAAAAGTTTGCTGGAATTATTAAAGAATCTGTTTTAAAATACTTTAAAGAAAAAAAATGA